A portion of the Anoxybacillus gonensis genome contains these proteins:
- a CDS encoding acyl-CoA dehydrogenase family protein: protein MPTYLHEEHHIFREAFRKFLQKEAYPFYADWEKQGIIPREFWRKMGENGFLCPWVDETYGGFGADFGYSVVINEELEKVGSSLVGIGLHNDIVVPYIASYGTEEQKKKWLPKCVSGEIVTAIAMSEPGAGSDLAGISTTAVKQGDDYIVNGQKTFITNGIHADLVIVVCKTNPSATPPHKGISLLVVERATPGFTRGRKLEKVGLHAQDTAELFFSDAKVPAENLLGEEGKGFYYLMEKLQQERLIVAIAAQTAAEVMFDVTKRYVKDRTAFGKTISQFQTVQFRLAEMATEIALGRAFLDDVIEQHIAGKDVVANVSMAKWWITEMAKRVASEGMQLHGGYGYMEEYEIARRYRDIPVSAIYAGTNEVMKMIIAKHLGL, encoded by the coding sequence ATGCCAACGTATTTGCACGAAGAACATCATATTTTTCGTGAGGCGTTCCGAAAATTTTTGCAAAAAGAAGCATATCCATTTTATGCTGACTGGGAAAAACAAGGAATCATTCCGCGCGAGTTTTGGCGGAAAATGGGGGAGAACGGGTTTCTTTGCCCATGGGTAGACGAAACGTACGGTGGATTTGGTGCCGACTTTGGCTATTCGGTCGTCATAAATGAAGAATTAGAAAAGGTAGGATCAAGCCTTGTCGGCATCGGCTTGCATAACGATATCGTCGTTCCGTATATCGCATCATATGGAACAGAAGAGCAAAAGAAAAAATGGCTGCCAAAATGCGTGTCTGGGGAGATCGTTACCGCCATTGCGATGAGCGAACCAGGCGCCGGTTCTGATTTGGCGGGCATTTCGACAACGGCGGTGAAACAAGGCGACGACTATATCGTCAACGGACAAAAAACGTTTATTACAAACGGCATTCATGCGGATTTAGTGATTGTTGTCTGCAAAACGAATCCGAGCGCAACCCCGCCGCATAAAGGCATTAGTCTCCTCGTTGTCGAGCGCGCCACACCGGGGTTTACACGCGGTCGGAAACTAGAAAAAGTCGGACTGCATGCTCAAGATACGGCCGAGCTATTTTTTAGCGACGCAAAAGTTCCAGCGGAAAACTTGCTTGGAGAAGAAGGGAAAGGCTTTTACTATTTGATGGAAAAGCTGCAACAAGAGCGTCTCATCGTCGCGATCGCTGCGCAAACAGCGGCAGAAGTGATGTTTGATGTAACGAAACGATATGTGAAAGACCGCACGGCGTTTGGAAAAACGATTAGCCAATTTCAAACGGTTCAGTTTCGGCTCGCGGAAATGGCGACGGAAATTGCATTAGGGCGTGCGTTTCTTGATGATGTCATCGAACAACATATCGCGGGGAAAGACGTCGTAGCGAACGTATCGATGGCGAAATGGTGGATTACGGAAATGGCGAAGCGTGTCGCTTCTGAAGGAATGCAGCTTCACGGAGGATATGGCTATATGGAAGAATACGAGATTGCAAGACGCTATCGCGACATTCCGGTTAGCGCGATTTATGCTGGCACGAATGAAGTGATGAAAATGATCATCGCGAAACATCTTGGGCTTTAG
- a CDS encoding CaiB/BaiF CoA transferase family protein encodes MLDGIKVIDFSHYLPGPFASLRLADLGAEVVKIEPKTGDMMRKLTDDCIFEANNKNKKSIALDLKNAQDVQIAQQLIREADVVIESFRPGVMKRLRLSYENVYAFNPSIVYCSISGYGQHSRYASFGSHDLNYMALTGMLAQFKDESGRPVHPTITLADFIGSIHAVEQIIAALYARERTGKGRYIDLSLVDGLLSMMTNHIVLEHHTGQKNGIPILAGTVVSYHLYETKDGRYMALAALEAHFWRNFCAAVGKFEWYEGHLSAACDDNPLFLDMKQLFRAKTFQQWIAFSEQVDCCLTPVLETDEVKAQFANNAYRKMIHIDNDRMEVATRYDEHFFTKRTRAPKVNEHEHLLLTKESDRE; translated from the coding sequence TTGCTTGACGGAATAAAAGTCATTGATTTTTCCCATTATCTCCCCGGTCCATTTGCAAGCCTTCGCTTAGCGGACTTAGGCGCGGAAGTTGTGAAAATTGAGCCAAAAACAGGGGATATGATGCGGAAGCTTACTGATGACTGCATTTTTGAAGCGAACAATAAAAACAAAAAAAGTATTGCGCTAGATTTAAAAAATGCGCAAGATGTGCAAATCGCGCAACAGCTCATCCGCGAAGCGGACGTCGTCATCGAAAGTTTCCGTCCGGGGGTGATGAAGCGGCTCAGATTAAGTTACGAAAATGTGTATGCCTTCAACCCATCGATCGTTTACTGTTCGATCAGCGGCTACGGACAGCATAGTCGCTATGCGTCATTCGGAAGTCATGATTTAAACTATATGGCGTTAACAGGCATGCTCGCTCAATTCAAAGATGAAAGTGGCCGCCCTGTTCATCCAACGATTACGCTTGCTGATTTTATTGGCAGCATCCATGCTGTCGAACAAATTATCGCTGCCTTATATGCTCGCGAGCGAACGGGGAAAGGGAGATACATTGACCTTTCGCTCGTTGATGGCCTACTTTCGATGATGACGAACCACATTGTACTGGAGCATCATACCGGACAGAAAAACGGCATTCCAATATTAGCCGGAACAGTTGTGTCGTACCATTTGTACGAAACGAAAGACGGTCGCTATATGGCGCTTGCGGCGCTTGAAGCGCACTTTTGGCGCAATTTTTGCGCTGCAGTTGGTAAGTTCGAATGGTATGAAGGACATTTATCGGCAGCTTGTGACGATAATCCTTTGTTTCTTGACATGAAGCAATTGTTTCGCGCGAAAACGTTTCAACAATGGATCGCTTTTTCAGAACAAGTCGATTGTTGCTTAACGCCAGTGTTAGAAACGGATGAAGTGAAAGCTCAATTTGCAAATAACGCGTACCGAAAGATGATTCATATCGATAACGACCGAATGGAAGTTGCGACTCGCTATGATGAACATTTTTTCACGAAGCGCACACGTGCGCCAAAAGTCAATGAACACGAACATCTTTTATTGACGAAGGAGAGTGATCGAGAATGA
- a CDS encoding long-chain fatty acid--CoA ligase has product MMNVPLNIATMLERAERFFPKKQVISRMKKGLVRHTYQEIGERTRKLASALRTLGVNTGDRVGTFAWNHHRHLEAYFAIPGIGAVLHTINIRLSPQHIAYIINHANDRVLLIDDDLLPLIERVKDEINVEAFIVMTDDPTLPETTLSPVYHYEELLQQAEPISFVKNIGEHHPAGMCYTSATTGNPKGVLYSHRGIVLHSMALGLADSAALSESDVALPVVPMFHANAWGLPFAAVWFGTTLVMPGAAFTPKILAELMEQEKVTLAAGVPTVWLGLLNELEKGSYDLRSVTRILCGGSAAPKGMIRAFEEKYGIPFVHAYGMTETSPLVVLSRLKSYQQHVSNEEKLAIRAKQGFLVPGVEMKVIGKDGEVAWDGTEMGELCLRGPWIADEYYNDERSKDAFRDGWLYTGDVVTVDEEGFIKIVDRTKDVIKSGGEWISSVDLENALMAHEAVFEAAVVAVPHPQWQERPLACVVVKEGKSVTKEELYDFLRPQFAKWWLPDEIVFMNEIPKTSVGKFLKMKLREQLRDYFTNIQ; this is encoded by the coding sequence ATGATGAACGTTCCATTAAATATTGCGACAATGCTTGAACGGGCAGAGCGGTTTTTTCCGAAAAAACAAGTGATTTCGCGGATGAAGAAAGGGCTTGTCCGCCATACGTATCAAGAAATTGGCGAACGGACGAGAAAACTTGCTAGTGCCTTACGAACACTTGGTGTAAATACGGGCGACCGCGTCGGTACGTTCGCATGGAATCATCATCGCCATTTAGAAGCGTATTTTGCTATTCCAGGCATCGGAGCGGTGTTGCATACGATCAATATTCGCCTGTCACCGCAACATATCGCCTATATTATTAATCATGCGAATGACCGTGTGCTATTGATTGATGACGACTTACTACCGCTCATTGAACGAGTGAAAGACGAAATAAACGTCGAAGCGTTTATCGTTATGACCGATGATCCGACGCTTCCAGAAACGACCCTTTCGCCTGTTTATCATTATGAAGAATTGCTGCAACAAGCTGAGCCGATTTCATTTGTCAAAAATATTGGCGAGCATCACCCTGCTGGGATGTGTTATACGTCTGCGACAACTGGAAATCCGAAGGGCGTATTGTACTCCCATCGCGGCATCGTTCTCCATAGCATGGCGCTAGGGCTTGCTGATAGTGCCGCATTGTCGGAATCGGATGTGGCGCTCCCAGTCGTGCCGATGTTCCATGCGAATGCGTGGGGATTGCCGTTTGCTGCGGTTTGGTTCGGGACGACGCTTGTTATGCCGGGAGCGGCATTTACGCCGAAAATATTGGCAGAACTAATGGAACAAGAAAAAGTGACGCTTGCGGCTGGTGTGCCGACCGTTTGGCTTGGCTTATTGAACGAGTTGGAGAAAGGCTCCTATGATTTACGCAGCGTGACGCGCATTTTATGCGGCGGCTCAGCAGCACCAAAAGGAATGATTCGCGCCTTTGAAGAAAAATACGGCATCCCGTTTGTGCATGCTTACGGCATGACCGAAACGAGCCCGCTTGTCGTCTTATCACGCCTAAAAAGCTACCAGCAGCACGTATCGAACGAAGAAAAATTGGCCATTCGTGCGAAACAAGGGTTTCTTGTCCCTGGGGTAGAAATGAAAGTGATCGGCAAAGACGGCGAAGTAGCGTGGGACGGAACGGAAATGGGCGAACTATGCTTGCGCGGCCCATGGATTGCCGATGAATATTATAACGACGAGCGAAGCAAAGACGCGTTTCGCGATGGGTGGCTATATACAGGTGATGTCGTCACCGTCGATGAAGAAGGATTTATTAAAATCGTTGACCGGACGAAAGACGTTATTAAAAGCGGCGGGGAATGGATTTCGTCTGTCGATTTAGAAAATGCCTTGATGGCGCACGAAGCAGTGTTTGAAGCGGCCGTTGTGGCAGTTCCGCATCCACAGTGGCAAGAGCGCCCGCTTGCTTGCGTTGTAGTAAAGGAAGGGAAAAGTGTGACAAAAGAGGAACTATACGACTTTTTACGGCCGCAATTTGCGAAATGGTGGCTGCCAGATGAAATCGTCTTTATGAACGAAATTCCGAAAACGAGTGTCGGAAAATTTTTAAAAATGAAATTACGTGAACAATTGCGTGATTATTTTACAAACATTCAATAG
- a CDS encoding 3-hydroxyacyl-CoA dehydrogenase family protein has translation MEMIAVIGAGLMGSGIAQSLAMGGKTVYLYDISDAALEKGMNSIQKSLARFVKAGKLSEQEATAVLARIQPETNLHEAVKAADVVIEAVPEHLPLKKQVFEQLDRYAKQEAILATNTSELSVTAIAAATKRPSQVVGMHWFNPAPVMKLIEIVKGVETSEQTIEAIQQLSESIGKETVIVKDMQGFVTTRALAAHMLECIRMYEEGIASAEHIDKAIRLGLNYPMGPLELADLVGLDTMLFVSENMTEAYGDRFRPPQTLRKLVEAGHLGRKTGKGFYTYQ, from the coding sequence ATGGAAATGATTGCGGTGATCGGTGCTGGTTTAATGGGAAGCGGCATCGCCCAATCGCTAGCGATGGGTGGGAAAACGGTTTATCTATACGATATTTCCGATGCTGCCCTTGAGAAAGGAATGAATTCGATTCAAAAAAGCCTTGCCCGTTTTGTCAAAGCAGGCAAATTATCGGAACAAGAGGCAACGGCTGTTCTTGCCCGCATTCAACCTGAAACGAACTTGCACGAAGCAGTAAAAGCGGCGGACGTTGTCATTGAAGCCGTTCCAGAACATTTGCCGCTCAAAAAGCAAGTGTTTGAACAGCTTGACCGCTATGCGAAACAAGAGGCGATTTTAGCGACCAATACGTCGGAATTAAGCGTCACCGCGATTGCCGCAGCGACCAAACGTCCGAGCCAAGTCGTCGGCATGCATTGGTTTAATCCGGCGCCAGTCATGAAGCTCATTGAAATCGTAAAAGGGGTAGAAACATCGGAACAAACGATTGAAGCAATTCAACAACTATCGGAATCCATTGGCAAAGAAACGGTCATCGTAAAAGATATGCAAGGATTTGTGACAACACGGGCGCTTGCGGCGCATATGTTGGAATGCATTCGCATGTATGAAGAAGGAATCGCTTCCGCGGAACATATCGACAAAGCCATTCGCCTTGGTCTGAATTACCCGATGGGCCCGCTTGAACTTGCCGATTTAGTCGGGTTAGATACGATGTTATTTGTCAGTGAAAATATGACAGAAGCATACGGCGACCGGTTCCGCCCACCACAAACGCTTCGCAAACTTGTTGAAGCAGGGCATCTCGGCCGAAAAACAGGAAAAGGATTTTACACTTATCAATGA
- a CDS encoding thiolase family protein translates to MREVVIVEAVRTPVGKRNGVFRDKHPVHLAAVVLDEVVRRAGIEKQLIEDIVMGCVTPIGEQGYNIGRLAALEAGFPVEVPAVQINRMCGSGQQAIHFAAQEIKSGDMEMTIAAGVESMTKVPILSDGNERTIPASLHEKYEFVHQGISAELIAEKYGLTREQLDEYAYESHQRALRAQAEGRFTEEMVPINGLDKDGNDIIVTADEGPRQDTSLEALAALKPVFKQNGKITAGNASQMSDGAAAVLLMERQTALHLGLKPKAKIVAQTVVGSDPTYMLDGVIPATKKVLQKANLTIDDIDLVEINEAFASVVLAWQKEIGAPLSKVNVNGGAIALGHPLGATGVKLMTSLVHELERRKGRYGLLTICIGHGMATATIVERWEG, encoded by the coding sequence ATGCGAGAAGTCGTGATTGTCGAAGCGGTACGCACCCCTGTCGGCAAACGAAACGGGGTGTTTCGTGACAAACATCCTGTTCATTTAGCAGCTGTAGTGCTCGATGAAGTCGTCAGACGAGCGGGAATTGAAAAACAGCTGATCGAAGATATTGTGATGGGATGTGTAACGCCGATTGGCGAACAAGGCTACAATATCGGGAGGTTAGCAGCATTGGAGGCAGGCTTTCCAGTGGAAGTGCCGGCGGTGCAAATCAACCGTATGTGCGGCTCCGGACAGCAAGCGATCCATTTCGCCGCTCAAGAAATTAAATCAGGCGATATGGAGATGACGATCGCTGCTGGGGTCGAAAGCATGACAAAAGTGCCGATTTTAAGCGACGGAAACGAGCGAACGATTCCAGCATCGCTCCATGAAAAATACGAATTTGTTCACCAAGGCATTTCTGCGGAATTGATCGCCGAAAAATACGGATTGACGAGAGAACAATTAGATGAATATGCGTACGAAAGTCATCAACGGGCACTTCGAGCGCAAGCGGAAGGTCGTTTCACGGAAGAAATGGTGCCTATTAACGGACTTGATAAAGACGGCAATGACATCATCGTGACAGCCGATGAAGGACCGCGCCAAGATACATCGCTCGAAGCGTTAGCGGCGTTGAAGCCCGTTTTTAAACAAAATGGGAAAATTACTGCTGGAAATGCGAGCCAAATGAGCGATGGTGCGGCCGCGGTGCTATTGATGGAGCGACAAACAGCGCTTCACCTCGGCTTGAAGCCAAAAGCAAAAATTGTTGCCCAAACAGTCGTTGGCTCCGATCCGACATACATGCTTGACGGTGTCATTCCAGCGACGAAAAAAGTATTGCAAAAAGCGAATCTCACCATTGACGATATCGACCTTGTCGAAATTAATGAAGCGTTCGCATCTGTCGTTCTCGCTTGGCAAAAAGAAATCGGTGCCCCGCTTTCGAAAGTAAACGTCAACGGTGGTGCCATCGCCTTAGGTCATCCGCTCGGCGCAACGGGCGTCAAACTCATGACATCGCTCGTTCACGAACTCGAACGACGAAAGGGGCGCTACGGCTTATTAACCATTTGCATCGGGCACGGTATGGCAACCGCGACCATTGTGGAGAGATGGGAAGGATAA
- a CDS encoding trimeric intracellular cation channel family protein, translated as MTWEVLSMIGTIAFAISGAIVAMEEEYDILGVYILGIVTAFGGGAVRNVLIGVPVSVLWQQQTLFFIAFIAMTIVYLFPHKMLPHWQRWGNFFDALGLSAFAIQGALYAVQMNRPLSAVIVAAVLTGSGGGMIRDVLAGRKPLVLRDEIYAVWAILAGVAVGTGIAHSPISLYVLFIVVAALRILSYTYNWKLPNKSLKTNN; from the coding sequence ATGACTTGGGAAGTATTAAGTATGATCGGTACGATTGCTTTTGCGATTAGCGGAGCGATTGTCGCTATGGAAGAGGAGTACGATATTTTAGGTGTATACATTCTCGGAATTGTAACTGCATTCGGCGGCGGTGCTGTTCGCAACGTATTAATTGGTGTACCGGTATCTGTTCTTTGGCAACAACAAACTCTTTTTTTCATCGCGTTTATCGCGATGACTATTGTCTATTTGTTTCCACACAAAATGCTACCACATTGGCAACGTTGGGGAAACTTTTTTGATGCTCTCGGGTTGTCAGCTTTCGCCATTCAAGGAGCATTATATGCTGTTCAAATGAATCGCCCGTTAAGTGCAGTCATTGTTGCTGCTGTATTAACCGGAAGTGGAGGCGGAATGATTCGCGATGTATTAGCAGGAAGAAAACCTCTCGTATTGCGTGATGAAATTTATGCTGTTTGGGCGATTTTAGCGGGCGTTGCGGTCGGAACCGGCATCGCACATTCTCCAATTAGCTTGTATGTATTGTTTATTGTCGTTGCGGCATTGCGCATTTTATCGTATACGTACAACTGGAAATTGCCGAATAAATCGTTAAAAACAAACAACTAA
- the hflX gene encoding GTPase HflX, with protein MEKERVIIVGCQLPHVDDERFSYSLEELASLVHTANGEVVITLTQKRDTIHPATYIGKGKVDELVRLVEQFEPDVVIFNDELSPSQNRNLTKLLNVRVIDRTQLILDIFASRARSKEGKLQVELAQLQYILPRLSGQGAQLSRLGGGIGTRGPGETKLETDRRHIRRRIDEIKAQLKVIVEHRERYRERRKKNAVFQIALVGYTNAGKSTLFNRLTNADAFEENLLFATLDPLTRKLVLPSGYTVLLTDTVGFIQDLPTTLVAAFRSTLEEVKEADFILHIVDSSNPDYIQHEQTVYRLLEELEATTIPIATVYNKRDIVLPSFVPSPKTDYMLVSAFHEQDVQNLRQFIEEKITEAMERYDVTIPAFEGKLLAQLKAETIVRHMHYNEQSAMYECSGYLLREHPLLLQLRTYQK; from the coding sequence ATGGAAAAGGAACGAGTCATTATTGTTGGATGCCAATTGCCACATGTGGATGATGAACGATTTTCGTATTCGCTAGAAGAGCTTGCTTCGCTCGTTCATACAGCAAATGGCGAGGTAGTCATCACCCTTACGCAAAAACGGGACACGATTCACCCGGCTACATATATCGGAAAAGGAAAAGTCGACGAGCTAGTGCGTCTTGTCGAACAATTTGAGCCAGATGTCGTCATTTTTAATGACGAACTTTCGCCAAGCCAAAACCGTAACTTAACAAAGTTGTTAAACGTACGCGTCATTGACCGAACGCAGCTTATTTTAGACATTTTCGCAAGCCGCGCGCGCTCCAAAGAAGGAAAATTGCAAGTCGAGCTTGCCCAACTGCAATACATTTTGCCGCGCTTAAGTGGGCAAGGCGCACAACTTTCCCGATTAGGCGGTGGAATTGGAACGAGAGGGCCGGGGGAAACGAAGCTTGAAACAGACCGCCGTCATATTCGCCGCCGTATCGATGAGATTAAGGCCCAACTAAAAGTCATTGTTGAACATCGCGAACGCTATCGCGAGCGGCGGAAGAAAAACGCGGTGTTTCAAATCGCGCTCGTCGGCTATACGAACGCTGGCAAATCAACGCTTTTTAACCGCCTAACGAACGCGGATGCTTTTGAAGAAAATTTACTGTTTGCTACACTAGATCCGCTCACAAGAAAACTTGTGCTGCCAAGCGGTTATACCGTGCTGTTGACAGACACGGTCGGCTTTATTCAAGACTTGCCGACAACGCTCGTCGCGGCGTTTCGTTCGACGCTAGAAGAAGTGAAAGAAGCCGATTTTATTTTACATATTGTCGATTCATCGAATCCGGATTATATTCAACATGAACAAACAGTTTATCGCTTGCTTGAAGAATTGGAGGCGACGACGATTCCAATTGCGACGGTTTATAACAAACGAGACATTGTCCTTCCAAGTTTTGTCCCAAGCCCGAAAACCGATTATATGTTAGTGAGTGCGTTCCATGAACAAGACGTTCAAAACTTGCGCCAATTTATCGAAGAAAAAATAACTGAAGCAATGGAGCGTTACGACGTGACGATTCCAGCGTTTGAAGGAAAATTGCTTGCACAGCTAAAAGCAGAAACGATTGTGCGACACATGCACTACAACGAACAAAGCGCCATGTATGAATGCAGCGGCTACTTATTGCGAGAACATCCACTTTTGTTACAACTAAGAACATATCAAAAATAG
- a CDS encoding aminotransferase class I/II-fold pyridoxal phosphate-dependent enzyme, with protein MFQHLTHGKMISALVKEIEAQIAPIHRAIDERIDYNQYRVLQSFRRHQVSDAHFIPSTGYGYDDLGRDTLEKVYADVFGGEAALVRPQIISGTHAITIALFGILRPGDELLYITGKPYDTLEEIVGIRGKGIGSLKEFHIGYNSVPLTNEGKVDFAAVKQAINERTKMIGIQRSKGYDPRPSFTIAEIKEMIDFVKAIKQDVVVFVDNCYGEFVEEQEPCHVGADLIAGSLIKNPGGGLAKTGGYLVGKREYIEMCAYRMTSPGIGAEAGASLYSLQEMYQGFFLAPHVVGQALKGAVFTAAMLERIGMNTYPTWNATRTDLIQSVQFDDAEQMIAFCQAIQFASPVNAHFTPYPNYMPGYEDDVIMAAGTFIQGASIELSADGPIRPPYVAYVQGGLTYSHVKIAICIAIDRLLEKQLIQL; from the coding sequence ATGTTTCAACATTTAACACATGGAAAAATGATTTCTGCACTCGTTAAAGAAATTGAAGCACAAATTGCGCCGATTCATCGGGCGATTGACGAGCGCATTGACTACAATCAATATCGCGTATTACAAAGCTTTCGCCGTCATCAAGTAAGTGACGCACATTTTATTCCATCGACAGGATATGGCTATGATGACTTAGGACGCGATACGCTTGAAAAAGTGTATGCAGACGTATTCGGTGGGGAAGCGGCGCTCGTTCGTCCACAAATTATTTCTGGTACGCACGCCATTACAATTGCTTTATTCGGCATTTTACGTCCAGGCGATGAACTTTTGTACATTACAGGCAAACCGTACGATACGCTAGAAGAAATCGTTGGTATTCGCGGCAAAGGAATTGGTTCGTTAAAAGAGTTTCATATCGGCTACAACAGCGTACCGCTTACAAACGAAGGAAAAGTCGATTTTGCAGCGGTCAAACAAGCCATCAATGAACGAACGAAAATGATCGGCATTCAACGCTCTAAAGGATATGACCCGCGCCCGTCGTTTACAATTGCTGAAATCAAAGAAATGATTGATTTTGTAAAAGCCATCAAACAAGACGTTGTCGTTTTTGTCGATAACTGTTACGGGGAGTTTGTCGAAGAGCAAGAGCCTTGCCATGTTGGCGCTGATTTAATCGCTGGTTCGCTCATTAAAAATCCTGGGGGTGGATTAGCGAAAACAGGAGGATATCTCGTTGGTAAACGCGAATATATTGAAATGTGTGCATACCGTATGACATCACCAGGAATCGGGGCAGAAGCGGGGGCCTCGTTATACAGTTTACAAGAAATGTATCAAGGTTTTTTCTTAGCGCCACATGTCGTCGGACAAGCGTTGAAAGGGGCGGTCTTTACGGCGGCGATGCTCGAACGCATCGGCATGAATACGTACCCGACATGGAATGCTACACGTACAGATTTAATTCAATCGGTACAATTTGACGATGCAGAGCAAATGATTGCGTTTTGTCAAGCGATTCAATTTGCCTCACCGGTCAATGCGCACTTTACCCCATACCCGAACTATATGCCAGGATATGAAGATGACGTCATTATGGCGGCAGGCACATTTATTCAAGGGGCAAGTATTGAGCTATCGGCTGATGGACCCATTCGCCCGCCATATGTTGCATACGTACAAGGGGGACTGACGTATTCGCACGTTAAAATTGCTATTTGTATCGCTATTGATCGGTTGCTTGAGAAACAATTAATTCAATTATAA
- a CDS encoding MerR family transcriptional regulator — protein sequence MNSHIRRSMPLFPIGIVMQLTDLSARQIRYYEEHGLVSPARTEGNRRLFSFNDVDRLLEIKDLIEQGVNLAGIKQIFASRQQQHANTVPPVAPKVVKQDLSEAELRKLLRAELMEAGRFNRASLRQGDIARFFH from the coding sequence ATGAATAGTCACATTCGTCGCTCCATGCCGTTATTTCCTATCGGTATCGTTATGCAGTTAACGGATTTATCAGCGCGACAAATTCGCTATTATGAGGAACACGGTCTTGTTTCACCTGCGCGAACAGAAGGCAATCGTCGGTTATTTTCGTTTAATGACGTGGATCGGTTGCTCGAAATTAAAGATTTAATTGAACAAGGTGTTAACTTAGCAGGCATTAAACAAATTTTTGCCTCACGTCAGCAACAGCATGCGAACACCGTACCGCCTGTCGCGCCAAAAGTAGTGAAACAAGATTTATCCGAAGCGGAATTACGCAAACTGTTACGTGCCGAATTAATGGAAGCGGGTCGTTTTAATCGTGCCTCACTTCGTCAAGGAGATATCGCTCGCTTTTTCCATTAA
- the glnA gene encoding type I glutamate--ammonia ligase encodes MAKYTKEDIFRIVKEENVKYIRLQFTDILGTIKNVEIPVSQLQKALDNKMMFDGSSIEGFVRIEESDMYLYPDLDTFVIFPWTAEKGKVARFICDIYNPDGTPFEGCPRYNLKRVLKQMEELGFTEFNLGPEPEFFLFKLDEKGEPTLELNDNGGYFDLAPTDLGENCRRDIVLELEEMGFEIEASHHEVAPGQHEIDFKYANAVKACDDIQTFKLVVKTVARKHGLHATFMPKPLFGVNGSGMHCNLSLFKNGENAFFDPNGQLQLSETALQFIAGVLKHAPNFTAVTNPTVNSYKRLVPGYEAPCYVAWSARNRSPLIRIPASRGMSTRIEVRSVDPAANPYLAMAVLLAAGLDGIKNKLTPPAPVDRNIYVMTKEERLEEGIVDLPATLAEALQNLKSDEVIVNALGKHLFEHFVEAKEIEWDMFRTAVHPWEREQYMSLY; translated from the coding sequence ATGGCTAAGTACACAAAAGAAGATATTTTTCGTATTGTTAAGGAAGAAAATGTAAAGTATATTCGTTTACAGTTTACAGACATTCTTGGCACGATTAAAAACGTCGAAATCCCTGTAAGCCAACTACAAAAAGCGCTCGACAATAAAATGATGTTTGACGGATCATCGATCGAAGGATTTGTCCGTATTGAAGAATCAGATATGTATTTATACCCTGATTTAGATACATTTGTTATTTTCCCGTGGACAGCTGAAAAAGGAAAAGTCGCTCGTTTTATTTGTGACATTTACAATCCAGATGGTACACCGTTTGAAGGATGTCCTCGTTATAACTTAAAACGTGTATTGAAACAAATGGAAGAGCTCGGATTTACAGAGTTTAACCTAGGTCCAGAGCCAGAGTTTTTCTTATTCAAGTTAGATGAAAAAGGAGAGCCGACGTTAGAGTTAAACGATAATGGCGGTTACTTCGATTTAGCACCGACAGATTTAGGCGAAAACTGCCGTCGTGATATCGTATTAGAGCTAGAAGAGATGGGATTTGAAATTGAAGCATCTCACCATGAAGTCGCGCCGGGACAACATGAAATTGACTTCAAGTATGCCAATGCGGTAAAAGCGTGTGATGACATTCAAACCTTTAAACTTGTTGTGAAAACAGTAGCACGTAAACACGGTTTACATGCGACATTTATGCCAAAACCTCTCTTTGGTGTAAATGGCTCGGGCATGCACTGCAACTTATCGCTCTTTAAAAATGGTGAAAATGCCTTTTTTGATCCGAATGGTCAATTGCAACTCAGCGAAACAGCATTGCAGTTTATTGCGGGTGTGTTAAAGCATGCTCCAAACTTTACAGCAGTAACAAACCCAACAGTAAACTCATATAAGCGTCTCGTTCCGGGCTATGAAGCACCTTGTTACGTTGCATGGTCAGCACGCAACCGTAGTCCATTGATTCGTATCCCGGCATCACGCGGTATGAGCACACGTATTGAAGTGCGTAGTGTAGACCCAGCAGCAAATCCATACTTAGCGATGGCTGTATTGTTGGCTGCGGGATTAGACGGCATTAAAAATAAATTGACACCGCCAGCGCCGGTTGACCGAAATATTTATGTGATGACAAAAGAAGAGCGTTTAGAAGAAGGGATTGTTGATTTGCCAGCAACATTGGCAGAAGCGCTACAAAACTTAAAATCAGATGAAGTAATCGTCAACGCGCTCGGCAAACATTTATTTGAACATTTTGTTGAAGCGAAAGAAATTGAATGGGATATGTTCCGCACAGCGGTACATCCATGGGAACGCGAACAATATATGAGCCTTTACTAA